In a genomic window of Xenopus laevis strain J_2021 chromosome 5S, Xenopus_laevis_v10.1, whole genome shotgun sequence:
- the egln1.S gene encoding egl-9 family hypoxia-inducible factor 1 S homeolog isoform X4 — MFWVWRRVTQILFLSLPACVTRVGGGRSVALSLETLFLVTGLIGRQQTDIMAGGGSEGSNQSERDRQYCELCGKMEDLMRCGRCRSSFYCSKEHQRQDWKKHKLFCKIESTIAPASQNTVTVNSKTEQFSSPSDVISSGNTIPNPSCEASGVATESLPSPTPSDTSQLKKFTDEREELVGGAALRAINEEDYTQAVGSSTSRKVTSGGRPNGQTKPPLHRIALEYIIPCMNKHGIFVLDDFLGQETGDRIECEVKVLHNTGRFTDGQLVSQKSDSTRDIRGDQITWVEGKELGCKAIGNLMNKMDDLIRHCSGKLGNFTINGRTKKFVFHSPQKGYLCIPSLSTGVFLCCFRGFLRTSVTIALVIAD, encoded by the exons ATGTTCTGGGTCTGGCGCAGAGTGACGCAGATCTTATTTCTGTCCCTTCCTGCCTGTGTGACGAGAGTAGGAGGCGGCAGGTCCGTCGCTTTAAGTTTAGAAACACTGTTTTTAGTCACTGGGCTAATTgggagacagcagacagacataATGGCTGGTGGAGGAAGCGAGGGTTCTAACCAGAGCGAACGTGACAGGCAATACTGCGAACTGTGTGGCAAGATGGAAGACTTGATGCGATGCGGTCGCTGCCGGAGCTCGTTTTATTGCAGTAAAGAACACCAGCGGCAAGACTGGAAGAAACACAAATTATTCTGCAAAATCGAGTCTACGATTGCTCCGGCTTCTCAGAACACTGTCACAGTTAACAGTAAGACAGAACAGTTCTCTTCTCCTTCCGACGTTATCTCCTCTGGCAATACAATTCCGAATCCCTCCTGCGAGGCTTCTGGTGTTGCTACAGAGTCATTACCCTCTCCGACTCCAAGTGATACTTCTCAGCTTAAAAAATTTACAGATGAGCGAGAGGAGTTGGTTGGAGGGGCTGCATTAAGAGCAATCAACGAAGAAGATTACACTCAGGCTGTGGGCAGCAGTACATCGAGGAAAGTAACGTCGGGCGGAAGGCCTAATGGTCAGACTAAACCACCGCTACATAGGATAGCATTGGAGTACATCATTCCCTGTATGAACAAACACGGCATCTTTGTGCTTGATGACTTCTTGGGCCAAGAGACCGGAGACAGAATTGAGTGTGAAGTGAAAGTTTTGCACAACACAGGGCGCTTTACTGACGGACAACTTGTGAGCCAGAAGAGTGACTCAACTCGTGATATCCGTGGTGACCAGATTACCTGGGTGGAAGGGAAAGAGCTAGGCTGCAAAGCAATTGGTAACCTTATGAATAAAATGGATGACCTTATCCGACACTGCAGTGGTAAACTGGGTAACTTCACGATTAATGGTAGAACTAAG AAATTTGTATTCCACTCTCCCCAAAAAGGATATCTCTGCATACCCAGCCTCAGTACTGGTGTCTTCCTCTGCTGCTTCAG aGGATTTCTGAGGACCTCAGTGACGATAGCATTGGTGATTGCTGACTGA